A genomic segment from Fusarium fujikuroi IMI 58289 draft genome, chromosome FFUJ_chr04 encodes:
- a CDS encoding related to fluG protein: MSTSIHEETHADLATGSLEEFFNQIPSVQIVILQWVDICGISRTRLLPASRFKNLVRSGSHLDCAPLDTLVPTTAEFIPQLFALFNGKGKIHPDVSSIRTMKHDASGIGNTAHCVGTVDFQNTDARLLLKSIVQKAEESRGLRFLIGIELEFCFLVPGTLEAAEPAKPGVAGTFGTLRSKVWPILNEIIVAFGEAGIEVEQVIKEYGTSAYEVALPPLPPIEAVDTYYYAKELIQNVAHKHGILATFYPTPYGGEQGQKSGQHIHISATPTEENQDWNPDDTLAGILSHIPALMALGMCQIDSYERVNIGRMCTGGLVGWGDNNRDMPIRRVSKNHWEIRVNDATSNSYAMVAGIIGAALDSKPLTVRNATEFTLVYSEEERQKMELTKLLPTSLEVALKELEDDRAWADSVLGQGYIDWFLAIKRAEMNTVSKMETKERRLHMLSFF, translated from the exons ATGTCAACCAGTATTCACGAAGAGACTCACGCAGACCTTGCTACAGGATCACTTGAGGAATTCTTCAACCAGATTCCCTCAGTGCAGATCGTTATATTGCAATGGGTTGATATTTGTGGAATTTCGAGGACAAGATTACTCCCTGCTTCACGATTCAAGAACCTTGTGAGATCTGGTAGTCACCTTGATTGCGCCCCGTTGGATACACTCGTACCTACTACCGCTGAATTTATCCCTCAATTATTCGCTCTTTTCAATGGAAAGGGCAAGATACACCCTGATGTTTCCTCAATCCGAACTATGAAGCATGATGCATCTGGAATCGGCAACACAGCTCATTGCGTTGGTACTGTGGATTTTCAGAATACTGATGCCCGACTCCTCTTGAAAAGCATCGTTCAAAAAGCTGAAGAGTCTCGCGGATTGAGGTTCCTTATTGGAATTGAGTTGGAGTTCTGCTTTCTCGTTCCAGGAACCCTGGAGGCCGCTGAGCCTGCAAAGCCTGGAGTTGCTGGTACTTTCGGCACTCTCCGCTCCAAAGTGTGGCCTATACTCAACGAAATCATTGTTGCTTTTGGTGAAGCGGGGATTGAAGTTGAGCAAGTGATAAAAGAGTACGGCACATCGGCCTATGAAGTGgctctccctcctcttcctcctatCGAAGCCGTGGACACCTATTACTATGCCAAAGAGCTAATCCAGAATGTGGCACATAAGCATGGAATCCTTGCCACTTTCTATCCAACACCATACGGCGGAGAACAAGGCCAGAAGAGCGGACAGCACATTCACATCTCGGCAACCCCGACGGAGGAAAATCAAGACTGGAACCCTGATGACACCCTGGCAGGCATATTGAGCCATATACCTGCACTCATGGCATTGGGTATGTGCCAGATTGATTCTTATGAGAGAGTCAATATCGGGAGAATGTGTACCGGCGGTCTTGTAGGCTGGGGTGATAATAATCGAGACATGCCTATTAGAAGAGTCAGCAAGAACCACTGGGAGATCCGTGTCAATGACGCCACTTCGAATTCCTATGCCATGGTCGCGGGAATCATTGGTGCCGCACTCGACTCCAAGCCGCTTACAGTTAGAAACGCGACCG AATTCACATTGGTGTATTccgaagaagaaagacagaAAATGGAACTGACCAAGCTTCTACCGACGTCTCTTGAGGTTGCATTAAaggagctggaagatgaCAGAGCTTGGGCAGATAGTGTTCTCGGTCAAGGGTATATCGATTGGTTCCTTGCAATTAAGCGGGCAGAGATGAATACAGTTTCGAAGATGGAGACTAAGGAGCGAAGATTGCATATGCTTAGCTTCTTCTGA
- a CDS encoding related to dehydrogenase/reductase SDR family member 7 precursor, with protein sequence MSTASLTNAQQVRDFVETKHDKPYDAIDPRKVELSEGFVVCIIGAGGAAGSGLASSFAQAGVAGMIIAARSQKTLEATATEVGDINASIKVASVVCDITSNESVANIASTVKSQFNGRLDAVFVNCGFSGPLSKATILEEDFEDVQKAFATHCQGTWLAAHHLLPFLLERKGSFIVISSISAQSLIGFGTTSHYCTRKLAQARMIEMLHAQYADKGIFVASVHPGGMQSEFSRAASNDIQHLLTDSPDLVGAFSVWLLKAEGMGRRRGALNGRWLSCKWDVAELEAKFDSIQQQDLLKFRMVV encoded by the exons ATGTCTACTGCAAGTCTGACGAATGCCCAGCAGGTCAGGGACTTTGTCGAAACGAAACACGACAAGCCATATGATGCCATTGACCCGAGGAAGGTAGAACTGTCAGAGGGCTTTGTCGTGTGCATCATTGGCGCTGGAGGAGCTGCAGGTTCTGGGCTGGCAAGTTCTTTTGCTCAAGCCGGTGTTGCGGGCATGATCATTGCTGCTCGATCGCAAAAGACGTTGGAAGCAACAGCCACGGAGGTTGGTGATATCAATGCATCGATCAAGGTTGCTTCTGTCGTGTGCGACATCACTTCCAACGAGAGCGTGGCCAACATAGCTTCGACAGTGAAGAGCCAGTTCAACGGGAGATTAGATGCCGTGTTCGTCAACTGCGGGTTCTCGGGTCCCCTTTCAAAGGCTACAATTCTTGAAGAAGACTTTGAGGATGTACAAAAGGCCTTCGCCACACACTGCCAGGGTACATGGCTTGCCGCACATCACCTTTTACccttccttcttgagagaAAAGGCAGTTTTATCGTCATCAGTTCCATCTCAGCTCAAAGTCTGATTGGATTCGGAACAACATCTCACTATTGTACCAGAAAACTTGCTCAGGCTCGTATGATCGAGATGCTGCATGCCCAGTATGCCGACAAGGGCATTTTTGTGGCCAGTGTGCACCCAGGTGGGATGCAGAGTGAGTTCTCGAGGGCAGCATCGAATGATATTCAGCACC TCTTGACCGATAGCCCAGATCTCGTTGGGGCGTTTTCTGTGTGGTTGCTAAAAGCCGAAGGGATGGGAAGGCGACGCGGTGCATTGAACGGACGATGGCTTTCTTGCAAATGGGATGTTGCTGAGTTGGAGGCGAAGTTCGATAGCATTCAGCAGCAGGATCTTCTGAAGTTCCGGATGGTTGTTTAG
- a CDS encoding related to tol protein, with the protein MEQSLCDTCARINIEELVSKQGFALHKNLLNLYKSLRTCQLCRHALGSLKPLLPLNLRSIPCRHAMRHLSSESSKSSLSESNQKLLATQQARAFYGQHDHTKRGLTIVVSDVDCETPSEHERSIPWLTMRTLPGDPAQRSGAETARLLPESTSSLTSTVHALEWLKECLLSKDCFEDCKHIIDNDLQECLAKMHGNSKELESLFLSEGLDVLLQTKEARRLQLCEDIQFLHQQRSLSRGDALVEEERAARLVEIIDTDRGTKIKITPGSVGYSSYAALSYRWGGLDAIWQTTTKNLGMRLTDFNISELPKTLSDTVQVVRNLGLKWVWIDSLCIVQDDKEDWAREAVKMASIYQNAVVTISADSSQDAKAGLHNERSSSILNDKDSMKICSKLSTNEESSIFLFPDQETRIDRSATNLRDIGDLLSHCALRDRGWTMQERILSPRIIHYAEDQLYWECLHGIHESEDELYSIGRNVNIAKIAHRIKSAENKEAKKKELKQMLRYWYVHLVGGDYSHRSLTYIDDKLLAISGIAKALDSIHPFGYMAGHWCEDDDELVKSLCWKRGGPGKKAAKYRAPSWSWASQDSAIDYGHFNIVGTLGDTIVAEPVAMEGQSPDGTPFGRYDNGYLQIKAMVGHGKLFPNCGHDFSNYQQTGAFGAYTVDPLKERCAFLLLDGGETSDLVWLDESQATKEPITESIDVQVVMLSEVESEGEGPRPGACLICTLDEKYYLTRIGFTESLKYYKEGRDKESPPVSGPRLCDKKAITLTLI; encoded by the coding sequence ATGGAGCAGTCTCTATGCGATACCTGCGCCAGGATAAACATCGAAGAACTTGTCTCCAAGCAGGGTTTTGCACTACATAAGAACCTGCTCAATCTCTACAAGTCTCTGAGGACATGCCAACTGTGTCGCCATGCACTGGGTAGCTTGAAGCCTCTTTTACCGCTCAACTTAAGAAGCATACCTTGTCGTCATGCAATGAGACATCTGAGCTCGGAAAGCTCAAAATCCTCTCTTTCCGAATCGAATCAGAAGCTTCTCGCTACTCAGCAGGCTCGAGCCTTTTATGGACAACATGACCACACGAAACGCGGCTTGACCATAGTGGTTTCAGACGTCGACTGTGAAACTCCCAGCGAGCACGAACGAAGCATTCCCTGGCTTACGATGAGAACACTTCCTGGGGATCCTGCTCAGCGATCAGGCGCCGAGACCGCTCGACTACTACCAGAAAGCACCTCTAGCTTGACTTCAACTGTTCATGCTTTGGAGTGGCTCAAGGAATGCCTTTTGAGCAAAGATTGCTTTGAAGATTGTAAACACATTATTGACAATGATCTCCAAGAATGTCTCGCGAAGATGCATGGCAATAGTAAAGAATTGGAATCACTTTTTCTGTCAGAAGGACTTGATGTGTTGCTGCAGACAAAAGAGGCACGACGGTTGCAATTATGCGAGGACATCCAGTTCTTACACCAGCAAAGGAGCCTCTCGCGAGGCGACGcacttgttgaagaagagcgcgCCGCGAGACTTGTTGAGATCATCGATACAGACCGAGgtaccaagatcaagataaCCCCGGGCTCAGTTGGATATTCGTCGTATGCCGCCTTGAGCTACAGATGGGGCGGCCTGGATGCTATCTGGCAAACTACCACCAAGAACCTCGGCATGCGCCTGACAGACTTCAATATTTCTGAGCTTCCCAAGACGCTGTCTGATACTGTTCAAGTTGTCAGAAATCTTGGCCTGAAATGGGTTTGGATCGACAGTCTCTGCATTGTTCAAGATGACAAGGAAGATTGGGCAAGGGAAGCCGTCAAGATGGCTTCCATTTACCAGAACGCCGTCGTCACTATCTCTGCTGACTCGAGCCAAGACGCCAAGGCAGGGTTACACAACGAGAGGTCTTCTTCCATTCTCAATGACAAGGACAGCATGAAGATCTGTAGCAAACTCTCAACCAACGAAGAAAGCTCGATCTTTCTGTTCCCAGATCAAGAGACAAGAATCGATCGCTCGGCTACCAATCTGCGAGATATAGGTGATCTTCTAAGCCACTGCGCGCTCCGTGACAGAGGATGGACGATGCAAGAGCGAATTCTGTCCCCGCGCATCATTCACTACGCCGAAGACCAACTCTATTGGGAGTGTTTACACGGGATCCACGAAAGCGAGGACGAGCTTTACTCAATAGGTCGTAATGTGAACATCGCAAAGATAGCGCATCGGATTAAATCTGCGGAGAACAAGGaagcgaagaagaaagaactCAAGCAGATGCTGCGCTACTGGTATGTTCACCTTGTTGGGGGAGACTACTCGCATCGTTCTTTGACGTACATCGACGACAAACTACTCGCCATAAGTGGAATAGCCAAAGCCCTTGACAGCATTCACCCGTTTGGCTACATGGCCGGCCATTGGtgcgaagacgatgatgagctcgTGAAAAGTCTTTGCTGGAAGCGCGGTGGACCAGGCAAGAAGGCGGCCAAGTATCGCGCGCCATCTTGGTCATGGGCCAGTCAAGATTCAGCAATTGATTATGGTCATTTCAACATAGTAGGGACTCTAGGTGACACGATCGTCGCAGAGCCTGTGGCTATGGAAGGTCAAAGCCCAGATGGCACTCCATTTGGTCGATACGATAACGGGTATCTTCAGATCAAAGCCATGGTCGGACACGGGAAATTATTCCCAAACTGCGGGCATGATTTCAGCAACTATCAACAGACTGGCGCTTTCGGTGCTTACACTGTCGATCCTCTGAAGGAGAGATGCGCGTTTCTGCTGCTCGATGGTGGAGAAACGTCTGATCTAGTCTGGCTAGACGAAAGCCAGGCAACTAAAGAGCCTATCACAGAGTCTATAGACGTTCAGGTCGTCATGCTTTCGGAGGTGGAatctgaaggagaagggccACGTCCTGGAGCTTGCTTGATCTGTACTTTGGACGAGAAGTACTACTTGACGAGGATTGGATTCACAGAGTCTCTGAAGTATTACAAAGAGGGACGGGATAAAGAGTCACCTCCGGTTTCTGGCCCGCGTCTTTGTGACAAGAAAGCCATTACTTTGACCTTAATCTAG
- a CDS encoding uncharacterized protein (reviewed:yes 1): MNDSPQRTPNIPRYPNAPRTEAAATQPPDLKSILRVRQLARIRKACLPCRERKVRCNHQQPCQTCIKRRHSDLCFYDQSRASSSPTPQPRQPEVQAITDSSHGTNNATQPRRPVSHDGSASNASPSLLGDNSIISVARPDTTQPHANNERRTAFETGILPLLGMDGASDGGRGTPAGSSETIFAVDQDMISLFGFYRDRVHSFQFVLDDLTEIEKLICSLLSHEVQTQQIDNHSLCLLHAIMAAGAQFSDLPTAIRLSKSSQNLQSALKYLGSFDLLWNPSKRLIQALLILGHVLQNNMNPRAAWILGGTTVRVALSVGLHQPINHCALRLSPAEAQQLRLAIVWQDALLSLAFDRPPASHEMDLEPDLPALVSLDPSSQPLDYRQAMNWLCHLSFRHLPRLPQTEPVRDYSRLFHDFDLYESSLAPHLQDLQRSTSIQELQEHYSLIVHRYFLLSTLCRPVLSSQNKGKFSEEECSTILNRFQGALKQSVRAFIKLRSISNLATRSWAFVHNGLASALLLSFIRQGSDAQDQDSQEILAELVKTLTERSDDVGQFSAAHKKALRAIQALQRSSVDEIRCQSENSSQEHHPIAVSSENMPVLPEHFGNTQEQSMVSLDDWLRDFDFDAFSPLESYNFIMSDQVPQDFGL, translated from the exons ATGAACGACTCCCCGCAACGAACTCCGAATATTCCGAGATACCCGAACGCGCCGAGAACGGAGGCTGCAGCAACTCAACCGCCAGATTTGAAGAGCATACTGCGCGTGCGGCAACTTGCGCGTATCAGGAAAGCATGTTTGCCTTGTAGAGAGAGAAAAGTGCGCTGTAATCATCAGCAGCCGTGCCAAACATGCATCAAGCGCCGTCACTCCGACCTCTGCTTCTACGACCAATCTCGGGCGTCATCAAGTCCAACTCCGCAACCTCGCCAACCAGAAGTACAGGCTATCACGGACTCGAGCCATGGTACCAACAATGCAACACAACCCAGACGCCCGGTCAGTCACGATGGTAGTGCATCTAACGCGAGTCCGTCCTTATTAGGTGAcaactccatcatctcagTAGCACGACCAGATACTACTCAGCCTCATGCCAACAATGAGCGTCGCACCGCGTTTGAAACAGGgattcttcctcttctcggcATGGATGGCGCTTCCGATGGTGGACGTGGTACCCCTGCAGGAAGCTCAGAAACAATCTTCGCTGTTGACCAAGACATGATTTCTCTGTTTGGCTTCTATCGGGATCGAGTTCACTCTTTTCAGTTCGTCCTTGACGATCTCActgagatcgagaagctcatATGTTCTCTCTTGAGTCATGAAGTTCAGACACAGCAGATCGACAATCATagcctttgtcttcttcatgcTATAATGGCGGCTGGGGCGCAGTTCTCGGATTTACCCACTGCTATACGACTATCCAAGTCCAGTCAAAACT TGCAATCTGCTCTCAAGTATCTGGGGTCCTTCGATCTGTTATGGAATCCTTCCAAGAGACTGATCCAAGCATTACTCATCCTTGGTCATGTTTTACAAAATAACATGAATCCTCGTGCAGCTTGGATCCTAGGTGGCACCACAGTTCGAGTCGCGCTATCCGTTGGTCTCCATCAGCCTATCAACCACTGTGCTCTCCGTCTCTCGCCTGCAGAAGCGCAGCAGTTAAG GCTCGCGATTGTTTGGCAAGACGCGCTTCTCTCATTAGCGTTTGATAGACCCCCAGCTTCTCATGAGATGGACCTAGAGCCAGACCTCCCAGCTCTCGTATCCTTGGATCCATCTAGCCAGCCTCTTGACTACCGACAGGCTATGAACTGGCTATGTCATCTGAGCTTCAGACACCTTCCAAGACTTCCCCAGACAGAACCAGTCCGGGACTATAGCCGGCTCTTTCATGACTTTGACTTGTACGAGTCTTCTCTAGCTCCCCATCTGCAGGATTTGCAGCGATCTACCTCGATCCAAGAGCTACAAGAGCATTATAGCCTGATCGTCCACCGCTACTTTCTCCTCTCCACCCTCTGCCGTCCTGTACTGTCCTCGCAGAACAAAGGAAAATTTAGTGAAGAAGAATGTTCAACGATCTTGAACCGCTTTCAAGGTGCTTTGAAACAAAGTGTCCGTGCTTTCATCAAGCTACGCTCCATCTCGAATCTTGCAACTCGTTCATGGGCCTTCGTTCACAACGGTCTTGCCTCAGCACTCTTGTTGAGCTTTATCCGACAAGGCTCTGAcgctcaagatcaagactcCCAAGAGATACTAGCTGAGCTAGTAAAAACGTTAACTGAGCGCAGCGACGATGTCGGACAGTTCTCTGCGGCGCACAAGAAAGCTCTCAGGGCGATTCAAGCTCTACAACGATCGTCAGTGGATGAGATCAGATGCCAAAGTGAGAACTCATCGCAAGAGCATCACCCAATAGCAGTTTCTTCGGAAAACATGCCTGTTCTACCAGAGCATTTTGGTAACACTCAGGAACAAAG CATGGTTAGCTTGGATGATTGGCTTCGAgattttgactttgatgCGTTTTCTCCCCTTGAATCATACAATTTCATCATGTCGGACCAGGTGCCACAAGATTTTGGTCTCTAG
- a CDS encoding putative 3-polyprenyl-4-hydroxybenzoate decarboxylase — translation MASKSLPHMDFRSYVEALEADGDLVSITEECDPHLEVGAIIRKVVETNDKAPLFNKLKGQDENGLWRLLGAPNSLRSDPKQRYGRLARHLGLPPDSSMKVILDKMISAKTAPPIPPTVVETGPCKEHILTPDHFDLTKLPAPLLHQSDGGKYVQTYGMHIVQSPDGKWTNWSIARAMVYDRNHLAGLVIKPQHLYQIHEMWKKEGRDMPWALAFGVPPAAIMASSMPLPDGLSEAEYIGSLVGSSLDVVKCETNGLYVPANSEIVFEGTCSITDTAPEGPFGEMHGYVFPGDAHPWPKYTVDLITHRKDAILPVSNCGRLTDETHTMIGPLAAAEIGFLLKSKGFPIKEAFSPFESQVTWVALQVDTQKLREMKTTSEKFCREIGDIIFNHKVGYTIHRLVIVGDDINVYDFKDVIWAFCTRCRPGMDEYVFEDVAGFPLIPYMSHGNGAPNRGGKVVSDCLLPVEYTTGKNWEAADFENSFPEEIKDRVCNRWQALGFNSAK, via the exons atggcttctAAATCTCTTCCTCATATGGACTTCCGCAGTTACGTTGAGGCTCTCGAAGCCGACGGCGACCTTGTCTCAATTACTGAAGAATGCGACCCTcatcttgaagttggtgCAATTATTCGAAAGGTTGTTGAGACTAATGATAAGGCTCCCTTgttcaacaagctcaagggacaagatgagaatggcCTTTGGAGATTATTGGGTGCACCAAACTCCCTTCGGTCTGACCCCAAGCAGCGCTACGGCAGACTTGCCAGACATCTCGGACTGCCTCCAGACTCATCGATGAAGGTTATCTTGGATAAGATGATCTCTGCCAAAACAGCACCTCCTATTCCCCCTACTGTTGTTGAGACTGGTCCTTGCAAGGAGCACATCTTGACACCGGACCACTTCGACCTCACTAAGCTCCCGGCACCACTGCTTCATCAATCAGATGGTGGAAAATACGTTCAAACTTACGGAATGCACATTGTACAATCCCCAGATGGAAAATGGACAAACTGGTCTATTGCTCGTGCAATGGTCTACGACCGAAACCACCTTGCCGGATTGGTGATCAAGCCGCAACACCTCTACCAGATTCACGAGATGTGGAAGAAGGAAGGCCGCGATATGCCTTGGGCTTTGGCCTTTGGAGTCCCTCCTGctgccatcatggcatcgaGCATGCCCCTCCCTGACGGATTGTCTGAGGCTGAATACATTGGTTCGCTTGTCGGGTCATCCCTTGATGTCGTCAAGTGCGAGACCAATGGACTCTATGTACCCGCCAACTCGGAAATAGTATTTGAAGGAACATGCTCTATCACGGATACAGCACCTGAGGGGCCTTTTGGAGAGATGCATGG CTACGTGTTTCCCGGCGATGCCCACCCTTGGCCAAAGTATACGGTAGATCTCATCACGCACCGTAAAGATGCAATTCTGCCCGTCTCCAACTGTGGAAGACTGACTGACGAGACT CATACAATGATAGGCCCTCTTGCTGCTGCAGAGATCGGCTTTCTCCTCAAGTCGAAAGGTTTCCCTATCAAGGAAGCCTTCTCACCATTCGAGTCTCAAGTTACGTGGGTTGCTTTGCAGGTCGACACCCAGAAGCTACGTGAGATGAAGACAACATCTGAGAAGTTCTGCCGTGAGATCGGagacatcatcttcaatcacAAGGTCGGCTATACGATTCATCGGTTGGTAATCGTAGGTGATGACATCAATGTGTACGATTTCAAGGATGTGATCTGGGCTTTCTGTACTCGTTGCCGCCCCGGAATGGATGAGTACGTCTTTGAAGACGTTGCCGGCTTTCCACTCATACCATACATGTCGCATGGTAATGGAGCGCCTAATCGTGGTGGCAAGGTTGTCTCCGACTGCTTGTTGCCAGTCGAATATACAACCGGGAAGAACTGGGAAGCAGCGGACTTTGAAAACTCGTTTCCGGAGGAGATCAAAGACAGGGTTTGCAACCGATGGCAAGCCTTGGGCTTCAACAGCGCGAAGTAA
- a CDS encoding probable 3-octaprenyl-4-hydroxybenzoate carboxy-lyase, with amino-acid sequence MGEAPRKKIIVALTGATGAAIGIHVLSTLRRLNVETHLIISKWAAETIKYETDYTPASVRALADHVYNPNDLAAPIASGSCHVDGMIVVPCSVKTLAAINAGICDDLITRAADVCLKERRRLVLSLRETPLSEIHLRNMMEVTRAGAIIAPPVVGFYTRPSSVDDILNQMVGRLLDLFGLEAGNFERWEGMTNGKS; translated from the coding sequence ATGGGAGAGGcaccaagaaagaagattATTGTAGCCCTGACTGGCGCGACAGGAGCTGCCATCGGCATTCATGTTCTCTCAACACTTCGGAGGCTGAATGTTGaaactcatctcatcatcagcaaatGGGCAGCCGAGACCATAAAATACGAAACAGACTACACACCAGCTTCAGTGAGAGCACTAGCAGATCACGTCTACAACCCAAATGACTTAGCCGCCCCAATTGCAAGCGGGTCTTGTCATGTTGATGGCATGATCGTCGTCCCCTGCTCCGTAAAAACGCTAGCAGCCATCAACGCCGGCATTTGCGATGACCTTATCACCCGCGCAGCAGATGTCTGCCTCAAAGAACGAAGGAGGCTAGTGTTGTCATTGAGAGAAACGCCGCTGAGTGAGATACACTTGCGGAACATGATGGAGGTGACAAGAGCCGGTGCGATTATTGCACCTCCTGTTGTCGGATTCTACACGAGACCAAGCTCAGTGGATGACATATTGAATCAGATGGTCGGTCGGTTATTGGATTTGTTTGGCCTGGAAGCTGGGAACTTTGAGAGGTGGGAGGGGATGACGAATGGGAAATCTTAA
- a CDS encoding related to endo-1,4-beta-xylanase B has protein sequence MSDQIDTANIRMKLDPKQLTAFLAANSTGVGVLVCPGGGYSVMSISYEGFGPAEYLSTLGIDAWVLNYTTASIKTPPLYPTPMDEALAAVEMIRKQSPGTKKLGIMGFSAGGHLAGTTLTNPKAKLDFGILSYPVITMEDDYTHENSRYNLLGNNPTRKQIESLSVQNRVSDKTPPTFLFHTSNDELVPVQNTYLYANAMAKHGRKVQVVVLPDGKHGIGLGVDDPVRDWRPELERFLKYSI, from the exons ATGTCAGACCAGATTGACACCGCAAATATCAGGATGAA ACTCGACCCCAAGCAACTCACAGCCTTTCTGGCCGCCAACTCAACTGGCGTTGGTGTTCTAGTATGCCCCGGTGGTGGCTACAGTGTGATGTCTATTAGCTACGAAGGATTTGGTCCGGCAGAGTACCTCAGCACGCTTGGCATCGATGCATGGGTTCTCAACTACACAACGGCCAGCATCAAAACTCCGCCACTGTATCCGACACCTATGGACGAAGCCCTGGCTGCTGTCGAGATGATTAGAAAGCAGAGCCCTGGAACCAAGAAGTTGGGCATCATGGGCTTCTCAGCCGGTGGCCATCTTGCAGGAACAACACTTACAAATCCGAAGGCAAAGCTCGACTTTGGTATTCTGAGCTACCCGGTTATCACCATGGAGGACGACTACACTCACGAGAACTCACGATATAACTTGCTCGGAAACAACCCGACCCGCAAACAGATCGAAAGCCTGTCCGTGCAGAATCGGGTTTCGGACAAGACCCCACCGACGTTCCTCTTCCATACTTCAAATGACGAACTCGTCCCGGTTCAGAATACATATCTTTATGCAAATGCTATGGCTAAGCATGGTCGAAAGGTCCAGGTAGTGGTATTGCCTGACGGAAAACACGGTATTGGTCTGGGTGTGGATGACCCTGTGCGAGACTGGAGGCCGGAGCTCGAAAGGTTTCTCAAATACTCGATCTAG